In Vicia villosa cultivar HV-30 ecotype Madison, WI linkage group LG7, Vvil1.0, whole genome shotgun sequence, the DNA window AAAATTTGTCATGGTTAAACTGTGACTAATATTAGAGCTGTGACTAATATTAGAGCCTCATAAAATATTTTCTCAGCTAAACTATGAATAATCTACACAGAGCCTGCAAAAACTTGATTTGCTTATTATTATTAACCATTCATGATGCAAGACGCATACCTTGTCTGTATAAGATAGCCTTTGCAGATGAACTGGATAAGACAAGAAGATGGAGCATGTTCACATACATAGGTGGCTTTCTTAGATCTGAGATCAGTCATTCTCCTTGAATGGTACTTATCAGAAGCTGCTCCCATAACAAGGTTTTGTATGTTATATTTAGAGACAAGTTCTATAATCCCTTTTTCAATGCAATCCATTTCAATGTGAAGTTTTTCTGCCTTCACCTGTATCATAAAGTTACAAGTCAAAACTCAAGTAGGTTTTGCAATGAATGAATGATGCAAACACATGGAAATTACACACCCCCATTCTTTGAGAGATAAGAAGGTAAGCATCAAGAGTCTTGTGCATGTCTTGACTTTCTATTTTCCTGTATGCATCAACTTGTTGCTTTGTCAGTGCACTTGCTGGAAATTTAGCTCCCACTGTAGATAACCAAACCCAACACATCTGAGAATTCTAATATCTATGTATGACTGAGTTGTTTTTTGACAAGAATTATGAACAAGTTTTCTAAAATATTTATAGTATAgtcaaataaaataacaaaaacactTACTCATAGGGATCTTAGGAGATGGCACATGCACATGAAGAATACAAATTCTCTTTCCTCCAGAATTTTGTATAGCCCAAATCACATTCAATTTACTATCTTTCACATCTTTAGCCACAGCAACATAAACTGTATCACTAACACCATTTGAGTTAACCTCTTTCACACTTTCTCTCCTTGTAGCCATCACAATATTATCACCAATTGAGTTCATAAATGTGTTTGTTTCTAACTATATTCTTTTGATGATGAAAAAGTGATAAAGTGAATAGGACAAGGTTTTTACTTTTTATAGTAGTATATTCTGCAGGTGTTTATGTAAAGAGGTTTTTCATCTTCTAATGGAATGAAAGGTAGAAAAAGTGGAAGAGTACAAGTAGATGAGACACCGAACATAATCATTAATAACTATTTGGTTCTAGGAAATTACATGAACAACCTCGTGGTTCTTGTGGGCTCCATTTAAACCAAAACTATGTGGCTGTTTTTTGTTCTTTATCGTTTCTTCTTGTCTCTTTTATCTCTTTGGTTTCTTGACTCAAATCACAAGAAGTTTCGAAGAAGAGGAGTTGGAAATAAGTGAGTCAAAGATATTTTGAAGTGAGATTAGTTTTTGGGATTATTCTTAGAACGTGAATTTCTTGACACTTGTATTttcattttaaagttaaaaaatcaaatgcaaattttgtttgttttttagttttcttaatatttgatttttcaaatgtCTAAGTTTTGATAAGATTTGATTTGATgtaattgtgatgtttgtataAGAAATTTTGTAAATGTGATGCTAACGTAGATATGAAAAAAAGATGCCCAATCTATGGTCTTATTTGATGTTTCAAATGGCTTATCTacattttgttaaaaaatagaAACTAAAAGACAAAacataactattattattaactttttaagATTGATGCAATTTGTTAGATAGTTAGTTATGAAGTAACTTATTTGTGTTGTTAGCTAATTATAAGCTGCCAAGTTGATTCACTTGTATGACAACTTATATATACTTTTGTAAACATAATTTAAAGGTAATGAATTGATGAATACTTCAATTATCTAAAGTTTACATAGGGTTCTCATTGATCACATAGCACAACTTTGTTAgtctttctaaaaagtattagagaTGGTGTCACATTGACTTTTGTAAATGTTACATCGGATAAGGTGAACCATAAGACTTGAAAGTGAAGAATTTCCTATTTTAATCTATTGAACACTTCATTCTTGAGACGATTTCGGTGTGAAACACAACGAAGGATATTTGATACTCCCCACACAAGAAGTTTTAAGGATATAGTAAGTTGACACGTGCTCAATTGCAAGCTCTTTGTGGAGAGTTTGAGATTCTAGGTGTGACTTTGATGAATGTGTCACTAATTACTTTGCAAGAACTCTTGCAATTGTCAACAAAATGATTGCTAATGGGAAAAAGATGGCTGAAATATTAGTAGTTGAGAAAATTTTAAGGTTTATCCATGATTACAAGATTTGAATATGTTGTATGTTATATTGACGAATTTAGTTATTCTATAACCTTGCATTGATTAGTTGTAGAGCAGCTTTTTTgttcataaataaataataaaggcaCGCAAAAACAAGGATGAAGAGCAAACTTTCACAATGGTCAACTCTGGTAATAACTATGACGAGGAAGAAATCACTATTAGATAAAGGGGGTGTGACAAAGGTAAACAAGAAAAAGTGCTTACAGAGTGCTACAAGTGTCCAATAAACCATTTAAACATGTCTATAAGAAAAGggacaaaataagaaaaatagaaaatagtgcACAAGAGTCGGGAGAACAACCGGTAGTGAAAGAAATGGTGGAATATATGTATGACGTCGAAGGGAGAATATAATACTTTCTACAAAACACACCACAATAAGAGAATGAATGCATATCTCCACCTTGAATTTGTGTATTTCAATGGCGCGAAGCCGCTACTTCAATTTAGGGTCACCGAGGACACTCTTCTCTCCGATCTAATATCCAAATTGAATACTCTCCTGCGATATCTAAAAATCGAAGAATTTTCAAGCTCGAGTATTGTGCACCCTCCTTTGAAGGTGAAGGGAAGAAATAATTCACCAACTTTGAGCCGAAGATGTATGAAGATTTAAATGTTATGTGGAGTACTTTTCACCATTATGCATAAAAGGGTTCGATTGAAGTGGATGCGAAGACTAGAAGATCCGTCAAAGATATTATTAATATGTTGCAACGTTCTCAACTACCCGTTTATAATGATACgtaatgttaaatttatgttGACGACTATCTATGTAATGTTGAGTGTTCTAATTTAATGTCAAATTGTGTTCTCTAGATCTTGCTCATACTGTCTCTATTTCTGTTTTGAAGTATCAGTGCCAGTTTTTGGATATGTATCTCCTAAATATACCAAATACATGTTTGAAGATGCAACTccgaattaaaattaaatataacatgAATGACTCACTCGTTTACGTTCAATTTTGTGAGAAATAGATGTGTCCGAAGATGAATCTCTAAATTCTAgagactttttttttaaaaaaaatttatcaagAATTTGAGAGAAAGTATAGAGGTAAgaaaataaatttctttttaaataattttattcgaaaattataaaatttaaagagACATTATTAGCATTTAGAAATTATGGGAGCTGCCAAGTTTAATTGGGGGTGCAAGGTTGAATCGTCAAAAAGTAGTGGACCGAAGACACGGCCCATCTCCGTTTAAATCCGTTTAACCCAAACAACAAAatggtctctctctctctctctctctctctctctctctctctctctctctctctctctctctctctctctctctctctctcaaattcCCGTTTCATTCCCGCGTGTTTTCAAATCGCTACTCGCTACTTCCATTCCTTCTTCCTTCTTCTCAAATCCAATCCCACTTTCTCTCTCTCATAACTAACCGTTTATACACATTCTCACAACAACGAACTTCCAACACACAGAtctgaaatgaaaatgaagaTCAACAAAGCCGCCGATCTCTCCTCCATCTCCGTCTTCCCTCCTCCTCACATTTTTTCAAGGTTACTTCCTTCTCCGATCACATCACCATTCCTTCATTACTTCCTCAACTTTCATCTCAACTCTTTCCGATTCGTTATCCATCGAGATTTACGAAATTCtagattcaaattttaaaaataattctagCTGATTTGTTAGCTTCGTATTTCTGAGATTCACTGAATTTAGATCACGTGAAATTACTGGATCTAGAAATGAAGTTCAATTCAATGCTCCGATGAAGTGTGATTTAATCGAATTATGTATATAAGCTCAAATTCATGCTTCGGTTGAGTGTGTGGATTTTATATTTCTATATCTGGATTCTGGATGAatgtttatgaattttttttgttgttgtggatTTTGGTGTTTGATGTGTGGAAAATGTGATAGGAGGCCGAATAATGTATCGAATGGATTGCAAGCGTCGCAGCATCGATCGCAACCGTCTCAGCAGTCGTTTTCTCAGGGAATATCTTCTCAGCAAGGGATTTTGTCGCATTTCTCGCAAAGCTCTCTCGATGAAGCTATCACAGCAAATGATCAGGTTAAACCTAAACGATAAACGATCCTGATGCTTGAATATTTTAGTTTCTCGTATTTTTCAATCTCACTAGCTTAATATAGTTGAAAAATCTTTTAGATTCAGTTTCGATGAATTTCTTAAGAAGCATGTGAAAAAGGAAATGTTACGAAAATCTTATCGTGATTATTTTTACAGAATGTCTCGTGTTTAACCCTGTGTGCTATCTTTAGGTTTAGAAGTTATTAGGAAAATCTTATCACGATTCCATTACTaagttttattatgttttttttaatcctTACAGAGAGCTGGTTCTCAATCTCAAGAACATGAGAACTCTTCAAGGAGGTTTTCTAGTTTGCCTCGACTTGCTTTTCCAAAGGACGAGAGTCAACCGCACAACTCAAGATCTTCATCCAATCTCCTGGTCAAATGGAACTCTGTAGATAATAAAAGTGAGTATTTCATTGAAGTACTAGTTTTGTTTCTATAGCTTGTAATTTTATCATTTAGACGTATCGAATGATAAACTAGCTTTCTTGAATCTATGCAAAACTAGGAAGCCAATGAATTGTGTGTTTTCATTTTTGCACATTATTTACTAAAGGTTATGAGTCTTCTGTTTGCTCCACAGATCAGTTAAGTGAAGGACTCGAAAACCGAATTGGCATTATGGAAACCTCATTGAGCAGGTTTGCAATGATCATGGATTCTGTTCAAAGTGATGTAATGCAAGTAAACAAAGGAACAAAGGAAATTAATTTGGAGAGTAAGTGACtaacatttttaaatttataatgatCTCTTCGTAATTTGAGGCTTGGTCTTTAATAAATTACTTTTTCAAACTAGTATACAATTTGAACTCCTTGCTTTGCATTTCAGTGGAGTGCATAAGACAGAAACTGATTGCTCAGGATAACTCGCTTCAGTTAATGGTAACTAGCTGATTTCTATTTTGACTTGCTTGATTTCTCTAACATCAATGAATATTTGAAGTTCAATAGACTGAGAGAATGGTTTTAAATTAGATGAAAGGACAAGAAGAGCTTAAAGCAAGCATTAATGAGAGCTTGAAATCTTTATCTGAACAAATGAGCCGTGTTACAAACATAGAGAAGTTACAGGAAGTATTTACATTGGTTTCAACCATGCCTCAGCTAATTGAAGGCTCTCTGAGAAATTTGCAAAATGATCTCCAGAACACCAACAAGGAAATGCAGGCACGTAAGATATGGATCGAATAATTACTAAATTATGcaaaacatcaattttttttaagattaTAGATGATCAATTTAAAGATTGCTTAAAACCCCTCTTCTTTTTTTGTTACATAGTATGATGCCTTTGAATTTTCCCTTTAGCTTTCTATTTTTTCCTTCTCGCTTATATCTTAGTGTCGTAGATGGCCGTCAACAAACTGATGCTTTCTGCACAAGTAATTGCAGGAAATCTCTCGCAGTTTAAAACATACTAACCAAAAGGATCTGGCACTGTCTATTCTGTCTCCAAAGGTGCTGTTTCTCTAATAATAAACCATTAACATACTTTCCTGATCTGACTTTTGCGATGAAAGAATATTACTTCGTTCCACACACACGGAGACACACACACCCATCTTGCTCCGTATTAACTCCTGCGGTGAAAAGCATAGTTCTTTCCTGATATATTGTCAGCTTGCAGTGTGTTAGCAAACAATTCATCACACCAAAAGTGCATCAGCGTCCGGCTAAGTAAGTGTATCTCCCTTTATAGCACTAACATTTCCTTTAAACTACTAGGACATTTACATTACATCATTTTGTTTGATCAATTATGTTACTATGCTACGGAAA includes these proteins:
- the LOC131616631 gene encoding putative recombination initiation defects 3 isoform X3, which produces MKMKINKAADLSSISVFPPPHIFSRRPNNVSNGLQASQHRSQPSQQSFSQGISSQQGILSHFSQSSLDEAITANDQRAGSQSQEHENSSRRFSSLPRLAFPKDESQPHNSRSSSNLLVKWNSVDNKNQLSEGLENRIGIMETSLSRFAMIMDSVQSDVMQVNKGTKEINLEMECIRQKLIAQDNSLQLMMKGQEELKASINESLKSLSEQMSRVTNIEKLQEVFTLVSTMPQLIEGSLRNLQNDLQNTNKEMQEISRSLKHTNQKDLALSILSPKCVSKQFITPKVHQRPANETKMNTPAIAASKVDTGGWMPVKRERVTFSDRITEKVQKQIQPHTEKIRGARDCAIVIESDEETDGKFSCVVGVNADLFGNLSKEEEEEAERILRNARRRKRKRNSMITIF
- the LOC131616631 gene encoding putative recombination initiation defects 3 isoform X2, which gives rise to MKMKINKAADLSSISVFPPPHIFSRRPNNVSNGLQASQHRSQPSQQSFSQGISSQQGILSHFSQSSLDEAITANDQRAGSQSQEHENSSRRFSSLPRLAFPKDESQPHNSRSSSNLLVKWNSVDNKNQLSEGLENRIGIMETSLSRFAMIMDSVQSDVMQVNKGTKEINLEMECIRQKLIAQDNSLQLMMKGQEELKASINESLKSLSEQMSRVTNIEKLQEVFTLVSTMPQLIEGSLRNLQNDLQNTNKEMQEISRSLKHTNQKDLALSILSPKCVSKQFITPKVHQRPANETKMNTPAIAASKVDTGGWMPVKRERVTFSDRITEKVQKQIQPHTEKIRGARDCAIVIESDEETDGKFSCVVGVNAAAKGKENNKPKITNEAIRVSQMEGAKLVAKDGQVPLRRSARKRLPNRMMGDFVCKGHKKKSHSKKGKFDL
- the LOC131616631 gene encoding putative recombination initiation defects 3 isoform X1, translating into MKMKINKAADLSSISVFPPPHIFSRRPNNVSNGLQASQHRSQPSQQSFSQGISSQQGILSHFSQSSLDEAITANDQRAGSQSQEHENSSRRFSSLPRLAFPKDESQPHNSRSSSNLLVKWNSVDNKNQLSEGLENRIGIMETSLSRFAMIMDSVQSDVMQVNKGTKEINLEMECIRQKLIAQDNSLQLMMKGQEELKASINESLKSLSEQMSRVTNIEKLQEVFTLVSTMPQLIEGSLRNLQNDLQNTNKEMQEISRSLKHTNQKDLALSILSPKCVSKQFITPKVHQRPANETKMNTPAIAASKVDTGGWMPVKRERVTFSDRITEKVQKQIQPHTEKIRGARDCAIVIESDEETDGKFSCVVGVNAVAAKGKENNKPKITNEAIRVSQMEGAKLVAKDGQVPLRRSARKRLPNRMMGDFVCKGHKKKSHSKKGKFDL